The following are encoded in a window of Clostridia bacterium genomic DNA:
- a CDS encoding GGGtGRT protein, which translates to STNPTRFQHPVAGTDKKECVEQGKKYFSVASGGGTGRTLHPDNMAAGPASYGMTDTMGRMHSDAQFAGSSSVPAHVEMMGFLGMGNNPMVGATVAVAVAVQNSLK; encoded by the coding sequence CTCCACCAACCCCACCCGCTTCCAGCACCCCGTCGCAGGCACCGATAAGAAGGAATGCGTCGAACAGGGCAAGAAGTACTTCTCCGTCGCCTCCGGCGGCGGCACCGGCCGCACGCTGCATCCGGACAACATGGCCGCCGGCCCCGCCTCCTACGGCATGACCGACACCATGGGACGTATGCATTCCGACGCGCAGTTCGCCGGTTCCTCCTCCGTTCCGGCACACGTCGAGATGATGGGCTTCCTCGGAATGGGCAACAACCCGATGGTCGGCGCCACCGTCGCCGTCGCCGTCGCGGTCCAGAACAGTCTCAAGTAA
- a CDS encoding ferredoxin thioredoxin reductase catalytic beta chain codes for MKITLNPDKEIVAVIKEGLERTGGYCPCRLERKEEYKCMCEEFRAQIKDPDFEGYCHCMLYYKLKD; via the coding sequence ATGAAGATAACGCTCAATCCCGACAAGGAGATAGTCGCGGTCATAAAAGAAGGCCTGGAGCGTACGGGCGGCTACTGCCCCTGCCGCCTTGAACGCAAAGAGGAGTATAAATGTATGTGCGAGGAGTTCCGCGCGCAGATAAAGGACCCCGATTTCGAGGGCTACTGCCATTGTATGCTCTATTACAAGTTGAAAGACTGA
- a CDS encoding M3 family oligoendopeptidase: protein MKFSEMPYKRPDIEAAKKQIAEMTEAFRSAPDFATAEKLFLEYDSEQKHIATASSIAEVRHTIDTRDEFYDAEVKFFNAAFPELQEYSQQWTLALLQSPFRKEFEEKYGSIVFVNAEIQLKTFSPEIIPELQQEGDLVQEYEKLLASAQIPFKGGVYTIAQLGKFKTDADDETRLAAWKAEGQWYKDNQRQLDELYDKLTHLRDTMGKKLGYGGYTELGYYRMGRNCYTKEDVEKFRAAVVKYLVPVADGIYREQAKRLGKEYPLSFSDAALQFRSGNPKPFGTPEQILEHGREFYDELSPETSEFFRTMLDNDLLDVLSKEGKRGGGYCTTFYDYEVPFIFANFNGTSGDVETVTHEAGHAFADWTSRKRVPMETIWPSMESCEVHSMSMEFFAWPWAEGFFGEETRKFYYSHLAGAICFIPYGTMVDHFQHVVYEKPDMTPAERHAVWKELLGVYMPWMRLDGDIPFYSEGEGWQRQHHIYSSPFYYIDYCLAQTVALEFWAMIQKDLKNAWKHYMAYTVQGGSRTFTELLKNAGLATPFDESCLRGVCADANAWLEDYDLTGIE, encoded by the coding sequence ATGAAGTTTTCAGAAATGCCCTATAAGCGCCCGGACATCGAGGCGGCGAAAAAGCAGATAGCCGAAATGACCGAGGCGTTCCGCTCCGCTCCCGATTTCGCGACGGCGGAAAAGCTCTTCCTCGAATACGACTCGGAGCAGAAGCATATCGCTACCGCCTCTTCGATCGCCGAGGTGCGCCACACGATAGACACACGCGACGAGTTCTACGACGCGGAGGTCAAGTTTTTCAACGCCGCATTCCCGGAGCTTCAGGAATACTCGCAGCAATGGACGCTCGCGCTGCTGCAGTCCCCTTTCCGCAAGGAGTTTGAGGAAAAGTACGGCAGCATCGTCTTCGTCAACGCCGAGATCCAGCTCAAGACCTTCTCGCCCGAGATAATCCCCGAGCTTCAGCAGGAGGGCGATCTCGTTCAGGAATACGAAAAGCTGCTCGCTTCCGCGCAGATACCCTTCAAGGGCGGAGTCTACACGATCGCGCAGCTCGGCAAATTCAAGACCGACGCCGACGACGAAACGCGCCTCGCCGCGTGGAAGGCCGAAGGCCAATGGTACAAGGACAACCAGCGGCAGCTTGACGAGCTTTACGACAAGCTCACCCACCTGCGCGACACGATGGGCAAAAAGCTGGGCTACGGCGGCTACACCGAGCTCGGCTATTACCGCATGGGCAGAAACTGCTACACGAAGGAGGATGTGGAGAAGTTCCGCGCCGCCGTCGTGAAATACCTCGTTCCCGTCGCGGACGGCATCTACCGCGAGCAGGCAAAGCGTCTGGGCAAGGAATACCCCCTGAGCTTCTCCGACGCCGCGCTGCAGTTCCGTTCCGGCAACCCCAAGCCGTTCGGCACGCCCGAACAGATACTCGAGCACGGCAGAGAATTCTATGACGAGCTTTCTCCCGAAACGAGCGAGTTCTTCCGCACCATGCTCGATAACGATCTGCTCGACGTGCTTTCCAAGGAAGGCAAGCGCGGAGGCGGCTACTGCACGACCTTCTACGATTACGAAGTACCCTTCATCTTCGCCAACTTCAACGGCACGAGCGGCGACGTCGAGACAGTTACGCACGAGGCCGGCCACGCCTTCGCGGACTGGACGAGCCGCAAGCGCGTTCCGATGGAGACGATCTGGCCTTCGATGGAGAGCTGCGAGGTGCACTCCATGTCGATGGAGTTCTTCGCGTGGCCGTGGGCGGAGGGCTTCTTCGGTGAAGAAACACGCAAGTTCTACTACTCCCACCTCGCCGGCGCGATCTGCTTCATCCCCTACGGTACGATGGTCGACCACTTCCAGCACGTCGTTTACGAGAAGCCGGATATGACTCCCGCCGAACGCCACGCGGTCTGGAAGGAGCTGCTCGGCGTCTATATGCCGTGGATGCGCCTTGACGGCGATATCCCCTTCTACTCCGAGGGCGAGGGCTGGCAGCGTCAGCACCACATCTATTCCTCTCCCTTCTATTACATCGACTACTGCCTCGCGCAGACCGTCGCCCTTGAGTTCTGGGCGATGATACAGAAGGACCTGAAGAACGCGTGGAAGCACTATATGGCTTACACCGTACAGGGCGGCAGCCGCACCTTCACCGAGCTGCTGAAGAACGCCGGCCTCGCCACCCCCTTCGACGAAAGCTGCCTGCGCGGAGTCTGCGCGGACGCCAACGCCTGGCTTGAAGATTACGACCTGACGGGGATCGAATAA
- a CDS encoding ABC transporter substrate-binding protein — protein MKSTKKILALLLAAVMCMGLFVGCGEGGNEAKDDTPLVVGYSPFSGKFSPFFSETAYDQDVQAMTQLGLLTSDRTGAVIEKGIDGTTVAYNGKDYTYYGPADLTIDQKADGTVDYNFKLREDLKFSDGEKLTIDDVIFTMYTYADPSYDGSITFFALPIKGMDTYRAGWDTLNNLIFNAGKDNTDYTLWTEAQQTEFWTKYDAATLALAQEIVDYCVANGLSEEGDIKGAAGAWGFEAAENTIESFVAALSAKYGADVANMIGTENAGSGVEDLFPGYDAFSQTAVKTGDSADSIEGIKKTGDYSMTVTLTEIDATAIYQFTMAITPLHYYGDKAKYDYDNNKFGFDKGDLSVARSKISEPMGAGAYKFIKYEDGVVYFEANENFYRGVPKTKLINFKQCLTDDDKLNGVTTGTIDITDPSFSTDTITAIEKANSNGELCGDKIETNTVDNLGYGYIGMCAKVMNVGGDPASDASKNLRKAFGTIFSVYRDVAIDSYYGDRASVINYPISNTSWAAPQSTDDGYKVAFSVDKDGKDIYTSDMTAEQKYAAAQTAALGFLEAAGYTVADGKVTAAPEGASLEYTAWIPADGSGDHPSFMILKEARDAFAAIGINLIIKDLTNSSDLWTALEAQEVAIWCAAWGATVDPDMYQIYFSGDEATGKKAGGSNYMYAINDPQLNKLILDGRTSTDQAYRKGIYKSALDIVIDWAVEIPVYQRQNAIIFSAERVDLDTVTPDITTFYGWMSEIENTVLK, from the coding sequence ATGAAAAGCACAAAGAAAATCCTTGCACTGCTGCTTGCTGCGGTTATGTGCATGGGCCTGTTCGTCGGATGCGGCGAAGGCGGCAACGAAGCGAAGGACGACACTCCGCTCGTAGTCGGTTATTCTCCTTTCTCCGGCAAGTTCAGCCCGTTCTTCTCCGAGACGGCCTATGACCAGGACGTCCAGGCCATGACTCAGCTCGGCCTGCTGACTTCCGATCGTACCGGCGCCGTCATCGAGAAGGGCATCGACGGCACCACGGTCGCCTACAACGGTAAGGACTACACTTACTACGGCCCCGCGGACCTGACCATCGATCAGAAGGCCGACGGCACCGTCGACTACAACTTCAAGCTCCGCGAGGACCTCAAGTTCTCCGACGGCGAAAAGCTGACCATCGACGACGTCATCTTCACGATGTACACCTACGCCGACCCGTCCTATGACGGCTCCATCACCTTCTTCGCGCTGCCGATCAAGGGCATGGACACCTACCGCGCCGGTTGGGATACTCTCAACAACCTGATCTTCAACGCGGGCAAGGACAACACCGACTACACCCTCTGGACCGAAGCTCAGCAGACCGAGTTCTGGACCAAGTACGACGCCGCTACCCTCGCGCTGGCTCAGGAAATCGTTGACTACTGCGTAGCTAACGGTCTCAGCGAGGAAGGCGACATCAAGGGCGCCGCCGGCGCGTGGGGCTTCGAGGCCGCTGAAAACACCATCGAATCCTTCGTCGCTGCTCTGTCCGCCAAATACGGCGCTGACGTTGCCAACATGATCGGCACCGAGAACGCCGGCTCCGGCGTCGAGGATCTGTTCCCCGGCTACGACGCTTTCTCCCAGACCGCTGTCAAGACCGGTGATTCCGCCGACAGCATCGAAGGCATCAAGAAGACCGGCGACTACAGCATGACCGTTACCCTGACCGAGATCGACGCCACCGCCATTTATCAGTTCACCATGGCGATCACTCCTCTCCACTACTATGGCGACAAGGCCAAGTATGACTATGACAACAACAAGTTCGGCTTCGACAAGGGCGACCTCTCCGTTGCCAGATCGAAGATCTCCGAGCCCATGGGCGCCGGCGCCTACAAGTTCATCAAGTATGAAGACGGCGTTGTCTACTTCGAAGCCAACGAGAATTTCTATCGCGGCGTTCCGAAGACCAAGCTCATCAACTTCAAGCAGTGCCTGACCGACGACGATAAGCTCAACGGCGTCACCACCGGCACCATCGACATCACCGATCCTTCCTTCTCCACCGACACCATCACCGCCATCGAGAAGGCCAACAGCAACGGCGAGCTCTGCGGCGACAAGATCGAGACCAACACCGTTGACAACCTCGGCTACGGCTACATCGGCATGTGCGCGAAGGTCATGAACGTCGGCGGCGATCCCGCTTCCGATGCTTCCAAGAACCTCCGCAAGGCGTTCGGCACCATCTTCTCCGTCTATCGCGACGTCGCTATCGACTCCTACTACGGAGACAGAGCTTCCGTCATCAACTACCCGATCTCCAACACGTCCTGGGCTGCTCCTCAGTCCACCGACGACGGTTACAAGGTCGCGTTCTCCGTTGACAAGGACGGCAAGGACATCTACACCTCCGACATGACCGCGGAACAGAAGTACGCCGCCGCTCAGACCGCCGCCCTCGGCTTCCTCGAGGCCGCCGGCTACACCGTCGCTGACGGCAAGGTCACCGCTGCTCCGGAAGGCGCCTCCCTCGAGTACACCGCCTGGATCCCGGCTGACGGCTCGGGCGACCATCCTTCCTTCATGATCCTTAAAGAGGCTCGCGACGCGTTTGCTGCTATCGGCATCAACCTCATCATCAAGGACCTCACCAATTCCTCCGACCTCTGGACCGCTCTTGAGGCGCAGGAAGTCGCTATCTGGTGCGCCGCCTGGGGCGCCACCGTCGATCCGGATATGTATCAGATCTACTTCTCCGGCGACGAGGCGACTGGCAAGAAGGCCGGCGGTTCCAACTATATGTACGCCATCAATGATCCTCAGCTGAACAAGCTCATCCTTGACGGCAGAACCTCCACCGACCAGGCCTACAGAAAGGGCATCTACAAGTCCGCTCTCGACATCGTTATCGACTGGGCCGTTGAGATCCCCGTCTATCAGCGCCAGAACGCCATCATCTTCAGCGCTGAGCGCGTCGATCTCGACACCGTCACTCCCGACATCACCACCTTCTACGGCTGGATGAGCGAGATCGAGAACACCGTCCTGAAATAA
- a CDS encoding ABC transporter permease, producing MRKFIIKRLLLSVVILFFVALIIYALMRCLPTSYIESIARQKSMQPGSKSFDEWMQQLSATYGMDKGIIAGFFSWLGKALTGNFGDSWYYTEPVLQVFNRTVWLSFIMGGIAFILEILIAIPLGIIAATKQYSKTDYTVSVIALAGISLPTFFFASLLKLLFSVKLGWFELFGLVGRDHQQLSAFGQFLDKAHHLVLPIITLVVISIGGLMRYTRTNMLEVLNADYIRTARAKGVSEHKVIYKHAFRNTLIPLVTIIGGSLPGLFSGALITETLYSIPGIGYTSYHAMVGGDIPFSMFYLTFLAVLTLVGNLIADILYAVVDPRVRIS from the coding sequence GTGCGAAAATTCATCATTAAGAGACTGCTGTTATCGGTGGTGATCTTATTCTTTGTCGCGCTCATTATCTACGCTCTTATGCGCTGCCTGCCGACCTCTTATATAGAGTCGATAGCAAGGCAGAAATCCATGCAGCCGGGCTCAAAGAGCTTTGACGAGTGGATGCAGCAGCTTTCCGCCACCTACGGTATGGACAAGGGCATAATCGCCGGCTTCTTCAGCTGGCTCGGTAAGGCGCTCACCGGAAACTTCGGCGACAGCTGGTATTACACCGAGCCCGTCCTGCAGGTATTCAACCGCACCGTGTGGCTCTCGTTCATTATGGGCGGCATAGCGTTTATACTCGAGATACTTATCGCGATACCTCTCGGAATAATCGCCGCTACCAAGCAGTACTCGAAGACCGACTACACAGTATCGGTAATAGCGTTGGCAGGTATTTCACTACCGACGTTCTTCTTTGCGTCCCTGTTGAAGCTGTTATTCTCCGTCAAACTCGGCTGGTTCGAGTTGTTCGGACTCGTCGGGCGCGACCATCAGCAGCTGTCGGCATTCGGGCAATTTCTGGATAAAGCGCACCACCTCGTCTTACCTATCATTACGCTCGTCGTTATCAGCATAGGCGGACTGATGCGCTATACCCGCACGAATATGCTCGAAGTCCTGAACGCAGACTATATCCGCACCGCCCGCGCTAAGGGCGTCAGCGAGCATAAGGTCATTTACAAGCACGCGTTCCGCAACACGCTGATACCGCTGGTAACGATCATCGGCGGCTCGCTGCCCGGCCTTTTCTCCGGCGCGCTGATCACCGAAACGCTTTATTCCATCCCCGGCATCGGATACACCTCCTATCACGCGATGGTAGGCGGCGATATCCCCTTCTCGATGTTCTATCTGACCTTCCTCGCGGTGCTGACCCTCGTGGGCAACCTCATCGCAGACATTCTGTACGCCGTGGTCGATCC